DNA from Aggregatimonas sangjinii:
AAAATCGCAAATAACCTTATGGCCGCTCTCATTGGCCAAATGTTGCCCGGAACCCATTTGAAAAGTGAGTCCGTTCTCAGGCTGATGATGGGTAGTATGCCCGTGACTTGCGATAAAATCGATGTCGAGCTTTTTCTCTAAAACAAACTGTTTTGCCTGTTGCCCTAACCAGGTGCCGTAGGTATTATGAAATTGCAACAACTCGTCCGCCTTCAGGTAGATGGAATCCTTTAATTCGCCTTGCATGGCCTCGGAATAGCCAACGCTCTTGGTTTCGATGATTTCAAAGGTCCATTGGTCCGTTCCTTTCGTAATATAACAATAACAGAGGTCAAGGCCATCTAAGGATGTTCCCGACATCAGACCTAAGATTTTGTATGTTTTCATTGTAACTGGTTTTGTGCCTGGACTGCTTTATAGCTACGTTGTTTGCACTATAGATACAGCCAGCTTTCCACTGGCTTTGATTTTGCCCCTAAAATGATTTGCGGCGACCTCTTGGAACTCTGTAAAATTTTGATAGACGACCACTACGGCAATAGCCTTTTCGATACTCAAATGATTTAAAACATATGGATTGCCAAAGAGATACAGCACCACCTTCCTCGTCTGTAATAATTCGTTTATCAAATCAATTTCTTTTTGGGGTATTCCGAAATTATTAGCTGGTTTTACCTGCGGAGGAAAGAGAGCCAAAAGCACATTTTCTTCATTTTTATCGAGCGTTTCACCTATCGCTTTACTAGTGAACTTTTTATACTCTTGAATTAAATTAAAAAATTGATTTTCAATAGTATATGAATTTTTAACCCCCGTAAAATTTAAACTAAAAAATTTGGAAATGGCCAAAGGGTCGCCTGTAAGCAACGTTAGGCTCCGACCCGCAATTTTTCGATTGAGCTGATGAGCCAAATTGGGTTTAGGCCGTGTATCTGCCTTACCCATAGCCAAGTTCGAATTTGTTGTCAAAGTCTGAAGAGCCCTTTCTTTTAGCCTCCAGAAACGTTCAAAGCTTTCATCGATTTGGTCAGTTGAAGCATTCTTGAGGATAGTTTCGATTCCCTCGGGAATGTTTTCGGCAAAACACAGTACATCATTTCCCGCATCGAAAGCGAGCCATTCCAAATCGCCCTTACCGGGATGGTTCTTAGAAACGGCGTGCATGTTCAAAGCGTCGGAGATGACTACGCCGTTGAAACCCATTTCATCCCTTAAAACTCCTTGGATGATCTCTTTGGATATACTGGAAGAGTCCATTTTTCCTCGTGCCAAGGCCGGAACGGACAAATGCCCGACCATTACGGAATCAACGCCTTCCTCAATCAATTTTTGAAAAGGATATAATTCATTGGCCACTAACTCTTCTTTCGACTTATCGATCAAGGGCAGTGCCAAATGTGAATCCGTGGCGGTGTCTCCATGACCGGGAAAGTGTTTGATGCTCGTCAGTACTCCTTCGCTTTGTGTGCCTTTCACAAAAGCCAACGCTTTTTCGACGACATTCATTTTGTTTTCCCCAAAAGAACGATACCCGATTACAGGGTTGTTCGGATTGTTGTTTATGTCAATACATGGGGCCAGGTTCCAATGAATGCCCGCGGCTTTGCAGTCTTTGGCGATTTGCTTCCCTACCTCATAAATAAGTTGGTCATTGCCCTGAAGTGCACCCAAGGTAATGGCATAGGGATATTGTGGCGTGTTTTCGATACGCATGGCCAGACCCCATTCGGCATCGATGGCGATCAATAATGGGTATTTGGCCGCGGATTGATATCTTTCGATGAGTTTGCGCAGCGTTTCTAGGCTATTCTTATTATAGACCACTTCCTTTTTGCCTTCGTAATTCGTAGCGGCACTAGCTTTACTATGAAAAAAGCAGAGGGAGCCAATGTCATGTTTTTGAATTAGTTTTTCAAGCTTTTGAATGTCCTCTTCGGTATCGTTTATAAAGGCCGCAGGCATAAAGAATTGTCCTACCTTTTCGGATAACGGTAAGCTATTTTTAGCGATTTCGTAAGCGGGTATCTTTTTCATCTTAGGCTTTTGCTTTACCGAAATTTGGTGGATACTTGATATATCGCAACAGGACGAAGGCCGGGAGCGCTGCGATGACTACCCAAATAAAGAAACCGTCATAGCCCAGCCACTCTTGCATAAATCCGCTGATCAGACCGGGAAGCATCATGCCCAAGGCCATAAAACCGGTGGCGAGAGCATAATGCGAGGTTTTGGAATTGCCTTCGGCAACGTAAATCAGGTACACCATAAAACCGGCAATGCCGAAACCATAGCCGAATTGCTCTACGATGACGGTCCCGGTTACGGCGTAGACATTGGTGGAGCCTGTAATCGCGAGCAGTGCATACAGTGCATTCGGTGCATTTAGTGAAATGAGCATGGGTAGCATCCATTTTTTCAGGCCCTGCCGGGAAATCAAGATTCCACCCAAAATGCCACCAATGGTCAAAAAGATAACCCCGATAGTTCCGTAAATCGTCCCCACCTCGGAAGTACTGTAGCCCAAACCGCCCGCAGCCGCGGGGTCGAGTAAAAAAGGGGAAGCCATTTTCACCAATTGCGATTCGCCCAGTCTGAAGAACAGGATAAAGGCCAGCGCCATGCCGATACCCGGTTTCTTGAAGAACGAAGCGAATACTTCCAAAAAGCCCTTTGGCTTCTCAAGTACGATAGCCGCTGAACTTTCGAATTTAGGGGTCACGAAAAAATTGGACACGGTCAACAATAACATCAGAAAGGCGGCACAAATCATGGTATACGCCCAGGCTTTTGTATTGTCGCCGTAGTGATTTTCCAAAAAGCCCGCTAAGACCACCAGTAGCCCTTGTCCCGTGACGTTTGCCAATTTATAGAACACACTGCGCATGCCTACAAAAAAGGATTGCCTGTCCTCCGTAAGGCCTATCATATAGTACCCGTCAATAGCAATGTCGTTCGTAGCGGAGGCGAAGGCCACCATCCAAAAACAGGCCAAACTGGTGATAAAAAAGATGTTGGTCGGCAAACTGAGGCCAATTGCCAATAGCGCCACCGATGCCAAAAACTGCATCCCTAAAAACCAATTGCGTTTGGTGCTTTTTAAGTCCACAAACGGACTCCAAAGCGGTTTTATGACCCATGGGATGTATAAAAAACTGGTGTAGAGCCCGATATCG
Protein-coding regions in this window:
- a CDS encoding MFS transporter, with amino-acid sequence MIQKNKWAWAWVPTLYFAQGLPYALVVTVSVIMYKKLGVSNADIGLYTSFLYIPWVIKPLWSPFVDLKSTKRNWFLGMQFLASVALLAIGLSLPTNIFFITSLACFWMVAFASATNDIAIDGYYMIGLTEDRQSFFVGMRSVFYKLANVTGQGLLVVLAGFLENHYGDNTKAWAYTMICAAFLMLLLTVSNFFVTPKFESSAAIVLEKPKGFLEVFASFFKKPGIGMALAFILFFRLGESQLVKMASPFLLDPAAAGGLGYSTSEVGTIYGTIGVIFLTIGGILGGILISRQGLKKWMLPMLISLNAPNALYALLAITGSTNVYAVTGTVIVEQFGYGFGIAGFMVYLIYVAEGNSKTSHYALATGFMALGMMLPGLISGFMQEWLGYDGFFIWVVIAALPAFVLLRYIKYPPNFGKAKA
- a CDS encoding glycoside hydrolase family 3 protein; the encoded protein is MKKIPAYEIAKNSLPLSEKVGQFFMPAAFINDTEEDIQKLEKLIQKHDIGSLCFFHSKASAATNYEGKKEVVYNKNSLETLRKLIERYQSAAKYPLLIAIDAEWGLAMRIENTPQYPYAITLGALQGNDQLIYEVGKQIAKDCKAAGIHWNLAPCIDINNNPNNPVIGYRSFGENKMNVVEKALAFVKGTQSEGVLTSIKHFPGHGDTATDSHLALPLIDKSKEELVANELYPFQKLIEEGVDSVMVGHLSVPALARGKMDSSSISKEIIQGVLRDEMGFNGVVISDALNMHAVSKNHPGKGDLEWLAFDAGNDVLCFAENIPEGIETILKNASTDQIDESFERFWRLKERALQTLTTNSNLAMGKADTRPKPNLAHQLNRKIAGRSLTLLTGDPLAISKFFSLNFTGVKNSYTIENQFFNLIQEYKKFTSKAIGETLDKNEENVLLALFPPQVKPANNFGIPQKEIDLINELLQTRKVVLYLFGNPYVLNHLSIEKAIAVVVVYQNFTEFQEVAANHFRGKIKASGKLAVSIVQTT